In Cytophagales bacterium, one DNA window encodes the following:
- a CDS encoding DUF433 domain-containing protein yields MHGKPCIKGTRIPVQLIVSMLADGMSEQEIIKEYPSLTINTVLILQ; encoded by the coding sequence ATGCACGGAAAACCTTGTATTAAAGGAACAAGAATTCCAGTTCAATTGATAGTTTCAATGCTCGCTGATGGAATGTCTGAACAAGAAATTATTAAAGAATATCCTTCATTGACAATCAATACTGTTTTAATTTTGCAGTAA
- a CDS encoding T9SS type A sorting domain-containing protein, translating to MEYLSFLMCLISSQAAKCSCFFLNKITCLRPGHSGQAGKIRKSSADYSFGAYAWYGAKAKALNAMLYALCAMLLLISTTSVKAAVLTSIQTGNWTDASTWDLGYVPLATDDIVIAAGHTVSIPNSAGNQTITNFTINTGGIFNNSNKRVIVTGNYTNNGTHAGSIAARTTLNTPGASVDGIGTIHFGDFVFENGVKTILSTANLTKAFGDFVIGSGVTVTNNGTITSAERLDGVDATTSIWVNAVGSTLNFGGDTLLPVGVLTASAPGNTINYYSSGDQPIKIPTANTYYNLSLSGTGIKILMGNLIIAGNLAINSVTLDVDVTNNYSLNIGGDWTNSGVFDEQLGTVTFDGTADQTITNTLGETFYILRIDKTGGNLILNDNITVTTTLIMNQGNIVTGTNVITVGTSIANIGALAYTSGTVVGQYKKWVNAIGVGYNLPLGTSADYRPFNYTLTNLMGGGGTITGEFISSAPGNSGLSLSDAGVTIYNTFVEGYWSLTGGDGLNTNSFDIEATGNGFTSFTIVASTRLLTRADAGSLWSAEGTHVAAVGNTAKRTGTSTLPAHYAFGDTTNCTGPATSTITGPDSVCTDVTGVLYYVTDNPPNFYSWTVTGGTKVLDNGDSITVDWGSAGMVGDVTVIETNTCSEGAPVSRAVNIHSLPTSVITGKANVAAFTTGVPYSVTARPGYSPYTWSVTGGGTIVSGQGTNSITVDWGAAGAGNVSVVASSGCGDAPSVGLDVNIYIVINSIVNGAWNLTATWDCNCVPDFFDNIRIQNTHTVTLTTNEVINHFEVVAGGVFDAAAKRLEVTGDFNLNGEYNGTNNLTLSGAGTNIDGAGNIFNTGTLIISGGAKTILSTAVLTKSSGSFQIGSGIAVTNQGNITLGGDITGAASTTTWVNDTRSTLNIGGIMLSTGTFFASAANNLVSYYGAVAQSIKLPNASTYHGLSITGSGIKTLTGNTIINGDVNITSTFDVDAASNYSIDMLGNWTNSGTFNAQIGKVTFRGSAAQSITNTTGESFYDLVINNSSGINLGGPVTVNDSLILTNGIVNTTSANILIIADNATSTSGSSTSFVDGPMRKVGNDAFVFPVGDSIIWARIGISAPATLTAAFEAQYFNATYANTVSVGTLNNVSKLEHWILNRTAGVDAVTVTLYWEDGTRSDINDLPDLVVARFDGTNWIDETQAGGVTGTVVAGTVTSQVVSSFSPFTFGSNSAAVNALPVDLVFFTAELEGDKVVIEWATASEINNDYFTVQRSADGDISLSSVQGFEDLVNIDGGGTSNMTLYYTVIDNNPIFGTSYYRLLQTDHDGQREYFDAIRVSYLPENQIFSIYPNPTKGDDLHLTIKTSKDQHLRIVITDVVGKKYFLQVVVLNEGENSIEIDAAGKLSPGVYNLTGTIDDNFLFFKKFVVE from the coding sequence ATGGAGTATTTAAGTTTTCTTATGTGCCTGATATCATCCCAAGCTGCAAAATGCAGCTGTTTTTTTCTGAATAAAATTACCTGTCTGCGTCCCGGGCACTCGGGACAGGCAGGCAAGATCAGGAAATCTTCTGCTGATTATTCTTTTGGCGCATACGCATGGTATGGAGCAAAGGCCAAAGCGTTGAACGCCATGCTCTATGCGCTATGCGCTATGCTCTTACTCATCTCTACCACTTCGGTTAAAGCAGCAGTTCTAACTTCTATACAAACCGGCAATTGGACTGATGCTTCCACCTGGGATCTCGGCTATGTGCCTTTAGCCACTGATGATATAGTGATTGCAGCCGGCCATACGGTATCAATTCCAAATTCGGCAGGCAACCAAACCATTACCAATTTTACTATAAATACCGGAGGAATTTTTAATAATAGTAATAAGAGAGTTATAGTGACAGGGAATTATACCAATAACGGCACCCATGCAGGCAGCATTGCAGCCAGAACCACTTTGAATACGCCAGGAGCTAGTGTAGATGGTATAGGAACCATACACTTTGGTGATTTTGTATTTGAAAACGGAGTTAAAACGATCTTATCAACCGCTAACCTTACCAAAGCATTTGGCGATTTTGTGATTGGAAGCGGTGTTACCGTTACCAATAATGGTACCATTACTTCTGCTGAAAGATTGGATGGTGTGGATGCCACTACTTCTATATGGGTCAATGCAGTTGGTAGTACATTGAATTTTGGGGGTGATACCTTGCTGCCTGTTGGAGTATTAACCGCATCAGCTCCAGGCAATACGATTAATTACTATAGCTCAGGTGACCAGCCAATAAAAATACCAACTGCCAACACCTATTACAATCTTTCCTTATCAGGGACAGGTATCAAAATCTTAATGGGTAATCTTATCATAGCCGGTAATTTAGCCATTAACAGCGTTACTTTAGATGTTGATGTCACTAATAATTACAGCTTAAATATAGGTGGAGACTGGACAAACAGCGGAGTATTTGATGAACAATTAGGTACGGTTACTTTTGATGGTACTGCAGATCAAACAATTACAAATACCCTGGGAGAAACTTTTTATATTTTAAGAATTGATAAAACGGGCGGAAATTTGATCCTCAACGATAATATCACTGTCACCACAACACTTATTATGAACCAGGGTAATATTGTTACCGGTACAAATGTTATTACAGTTGGTACCAGCATTGCGAATATCGGAGCGCTTGCTTACACTTCCGGAACCGTTGTTGGCCAATATAAAAAATGGGTAAATGCTATAGGTGTTGGCTACAATTTGCCGTTAGGTACAAGCGCTGATTACCGGCCTTTTAATTATACACTCACCAATTTGATGGGGGGAGGCGGTACCATTACCGGTGAGTTTATTTCATCTGCCCCTGGCAACAGTGGTTTGTCTTTAAGTGATGCAGGCGTTACAATTTACAATACTTTTGTAGAAGGATACTGGAGCTTAACAGGCGGTGATGGATTAAACACCAACAGTTTTGATATTGAAGCTACCGGTAATGGTTTTACCAGCTTTACTATTGTTGCTTCTACCCGCTTATTAACGCGTGCCGATGCCGGAAGCCTCTGGAGCGCAGAAGGTACCCACGTTGCAGCAGTTGGCAATACTGCAAAACGTACCGGCACTTCCACCCTGCCAGCTCATTATGCCTTTGGTGATACCACAAATTGTACAGGACCAGCTACATCAACGATTACAGGGCCTGACAGCGTATGTACCGATGTTACCGGTGTCCTTTATTATGTAACAGACAATCCGCCAAACTTTTATAGCTGGACAGTTACCGGAGGAACAAAGGTTTTAGATAATGGTGACAGCATCACTGTTGACTGGGGCTCTGCCGGTATGGTTGGAGATGTTACAGTGATTGAAACCAATACCTGTTCGGAGGGCGCTCCGGTCAGCCGTGCTGTAAATATTCATTCATTACCTACTTCTGTGATCACAGGTAAAGCAAACGTTGCTGCTTTTACCACGGGTGTACCCTACTCTGTAACTGCAAGACCTGGTTATTCACCTTATACCTGGAGTGTAACAGGTGGTGGCACAATAGTATCCGGACAAGGTACAAATAGTATTACAGTTGATTGGGGAGCTGCGGGTGCAGGTAATGTCAGCGTGGTTGCCAGCAGCGGGTGTGGTGATGCCCCCTCCGTTGGTCTTGATGTAAATATTTATATAGTAATAAACAGCATCGTAAATGGTGCCTGGAACCTAACCGCTACGTGGGATTGCAATTGTGTTCCTGATTTTTTTGATAATATACGAATTCAGAATACGCATACCGTAACCCTGACCACAAATGAGGTAATAAATCATTTTGAAGTAGTAGCAGGAGGGGTCTTTGATGCTGCGGCTAAAAGGTTGGAAGTTACAGGCGATTTTAACTTAAATGGAGAATATAATGGTACTAATAACCTCACCTTAAGTGGTGCAGGTACAAACATTGATGGCGCCGGTAACATTTTCAATACAGGAACATTGATAATATCAGGAGGGGCTAAAACTATATTATCAACGGCTGTGTTAACAAAATCTTCAGGAAGTTTTCAGATAGGCAGTGGTATTGCCGTTACAAATCAAGGAAATATTACACTTGGTGGTGATATTACAGGTGCAGCAAGCACAACAACCTGGGTAAATGATACACGCTCTACATTAAACATTGGTGGCATTATGTTAAGTACAGGAACGTTTTTTGCATCTGCTGCAAACAACTTAGTAAGTTATTATGGTGCTGTTGCTCAAAGTATAAAACTTCCAAATGCATCTACTTATCATGGTCTTTCAATTACAGGTTCGGGCATAAAAACCTTAACAGGCAATACCATCATAAATGGTGATGTGAATATCACAAGTACTTTTGATGTAGATGCTGCCAGCAATTATAGTATTGACATGCTGGGAAATTGGACCAATAGCGGAACTTTTAATGCTCAGATCGGCAAGGTAACTTTCAGAGGCTCTGCTGCACAATCAATTACAAACACCACTGGCGAATCCTTTTATGACCTGGTGATTAATAATAGCAGCGGGATCAATTTGGGCGGGCCTGTAACTGTAAACGATTCCCTGATACTTACCAATGGAATAGTCAATACCACATCTGCCAATATTTTGATCATTGCTGATAATGCAACCTCTACGAGCGGCTCATCTACAAGCTTTGTGGATGGACCTATGCGAAAAGTTGGTAATGATGCATTTGTTTTCCCTGTGGGGGACAGCATAATCTGGGCACGCATTGGAATTTCAGCGCCTGCTACGCTAACTGCTGCCTTTGAGGCACAATATTTCAATGCTACGTATGCCAATACTGTCTCAGTAGGCACGCTTAACAATGTGAGCAAATTAGAACACTGGATATTGAATCGTACTGCAGGAGTAGATGCTGTTACAGTTACCTTATACTGGGAAGATGGTACGCGTAGTGATATTAATGATCTGCCGGATTTAGTCGTTGCCAGATTTGATGGTACCAATTGGATTGATGAAACACAAGCCGGTGGTGTGACCGGAACAGTAGTAGCAGGTACTGTAACGAGCCAGGTTGTTTCTTCATTCAGTCCTTTTACGTTTGGGTCAAATAGCGCTGCTGTTAATGCATTACCTGTGGATCTGGTATTCTTCACTGCAGAGCTGGAAGGCGACAAAGTAGTGATTGAGTGGGCAACAGCAAGTGAAATTAATAACGATTATTTTACAGTGCAAAGAAGCGCTGATGGGGATATTTCACTAAGTTCAGTACAAGGTTTTGAAGATCTTGTTAATATAGATGGTGGCGGCACCAGCAATATGACGTTGTATTATACCGTAATTGACAATAATCCGATTTTCGGAACTTCTTATTATCGGCTCCTGCAGACCGATCATGATGGACAGAGAGAATATTTTGATGCAATAAGAGTAAGTTATCTGCCTGAAAATCAAATTTTTAGTATATACCCTAACCCAACTAAGGGTGATGATCTGCATTTGACTATAAAAACAAGCAAGGATCAGCATTTACGAATAGTAATAACCGATGTAGTCGGCAAAAAATACTTCTTACAGGTAGTTGTATTGAATGAAGGTGAAAATTCTATTGAAATTGATGCTGCTGGTAAATTATCTCCGGGAGTATATAATCTCACCGGTACAATTGATGATAATTTTTTGTTTTTTAAGAAATTTGTGGTTGAATAA
- a CDS encoding HEPN domain-containing protein, with protein sequence MTLKHEDRESLIRYRTEQAEDAIEDAQILIAKDRLKAAVNRIYYAVYYIVFALALKHKFKGTKHLPLIAWFDKKFVETNVVDVKYGEMYREAFKKRSEADYGTFTKFTKKQVLDLFDQMMEFVKKIKHLLYSDD encoded by the coding sequence ATGACACTTAAACATGAAGATAGAGAGAGTTTGATCAGATACAGAACTGAGCAGGCAGAAGATGCCATTGAAGATGCTCAAATTTTGATCGCAAAAGACAGGTTGAAAGCGGCAGTAAACAGAATATATTATGCAGTGTACTATATTGTTTTTGCTTTAGCTCTTAAGCACAAATTTAAAGGTACAAAACATTTGCCCCTGATAGCATGGTTTGATAAAAAGTTTGTAGAAACAAATGTAGTTGATGTAAAGTATGGCGAAATGTACAGGGAAGCATTTAAAAAACGTTCTGAAGCTGATTATGGAACTTTTACAAAATTCACCAAAAAGCAGGTTCTGGATTTGTTTGATCAAATGATGGAATTTGTTAAAAAAATTAAACATCTCCTTTATTCTGATGATTGA
- a CDS encoding response regulator, whose protein sequence is MSDISIPVISGIELTKTISKNYPLTKVLILSIHNKGEYVIKAIDTGTSGYLSKILIKKN, encoded by the coding sequence ATTAGTGATATTTCTATACCTGTAATTTCAGGAATAGAGCTTACTAAAACTATAAGCAAAAATTATCCCTTGACTAAAGTATTGATTTTGTCAATTCACAATAAAGGGGAATACGTTATAAAGGCTATTGATACAGGTACTTCCGGATATTTGTCAAAGATACTGATAAAGAAGAATTAA
- a CDS encoding T9SS type A sorting domain-containing protein, which translates to METTKIKSGLKKMYLQVITFVLLIFNSYAQHGTVNSYQKISAVEGNFSGTLNIADHFSYSITSIGDLDGDGITDIAIGALDDEDGGNDRGAVWILFLNADKTVNSYQKISDTKGNFTGNLDNSDRFGSSLTSLGDLDGDGVTDIATGARFDDDGPGGNNDRGAVWILFLNSNGTVKSHQKISDTKGGFTGTLDDTDLFGNSVTSLGDLDGDGITDIAVGAQNDDDGGTNRGAVWILFLNQDGTVKSHQKISDTQGNFAGILDNTDSYGSSVASIGDLDGDGVTDIIIGAYQDDDGGYNRGAIWVLFMNPDGTVKSHQKISNTQGNFTGIMDNYDFLGYSISSLGDLDGDGVTDILAGTLGDDDGGNNRGAVWVLFLNTDGSVKSFQKISSTQGNFTDILNNDDFWGWSVGSLGDLNGDSLPEIAVGAYGDDDGTGTGNTSRGAVWVLSLNKDVVLPIELLSFSGSTINPNAVLLTWETNTETNNDYFTIERSNNSAAFESIAEIKGAGNSNTKQHYTYRDENPLYGISYYRLKQTDFDGNFSYSQIVSVTLTNESFELINVKPNPTEAIAVISYNSNATGIVILKIYKLNGEVMLNNPFETTQGINEIVINVSSYQKGMYFIALENETNNSIRSKLVKY; encoded by the coding sequence ATGGAAACAACAAAGATCAAATCCGGTTTAAAAAAGATGTACTTACAGGTCATTACGTTTGTCCTGCTCATCTTTAATTCTTATGCTCAGCACGGTACGGTTAACTCTTATCAGAAAATCAGTGCTGTTGAGGGAAATTTTTCAGGTACCCTAAATATTGCTGATCATTTTAGCTATTCTATCACTTCAATAGGAGACCTTGATGGAGATGGTATTACCGATATTGCAATAGGAGCATTAGACGATGAAGATGGTGGCAATGACAGAGGCGCTGTTTGGATACTATTTTTAAACGCAGATAAAACAGTAAACTCGTATCAAAAAATCAGTGATACCAAGGGAAATTTTACCGGTAATTTAGACAACTCGGACAGATTTGGAAGTTCTCTTACCTCACTGGGTGACCTTGATGGTGATGGAGTTACTGATATTGCAACAGGCGCAAGGTTTGACGATGACGGCCCTGGCGGTAATAATGACAGAGGAGCTGTTTGGATATTATTTCTAAATAGTAACGGTACAGTAAAATCACATCAAAAGATCAGTGATACTAAAGGAGGATTCACGGGAACATTAGATGATACAGATCTATTCGGAAATTCAGTTACATCATTAGGAGACCTGGATGGAGATGGTATTACTGATATTGCTGTTGGTGCACAAAATGATGACGATGGAGGCACTAACCGAGGCGCTGTTTGGATATTATTTCTAAATCAAGACGGAACAGTAAAATCACATCAAAAAATCAGTGATACCCAGGGGAATTTTGCCGGTATACTTGATAATACCGATAGTTACGGCAGCTCGGTTGCCTCAATCGGAGATCTGGATGGAGATGGAGTTACAGACATTATAATAGGAGCCTACCAGGATGATGATGGCGGTTATAACAGGGGGGCAATCTGGGTATTATTTATGAATCCTGACGGCACGGTAAAATCTCATCAAAAAATTAGCAATACACAGGGAAATTTTACCGGGATCATGGATAATTATGATTTTTTGGGTTATTCTATTAGCTCACTCGGAGATCTGGACGGAGATGGAGTTACCGATATCCTTGCAGGAACTCTCGGAGATGATGATGGGGGAAATAACAGGGGTGCTGTATGGGTATTATTTTTAAATACAGACGGTAGTGTAAAATCATTTCAAAAAATTAGTTCTACACAGGGGAATTTTACCGACATTCTTAATAATGATGATTTTTGGGGATGGTCTGTTGGCTCACTCGGAGATCTGAATGGAGACAGTCTCCCTGAAATTGCTGTAGGTGCGTATGGCGATGATGATGGAACTGGTACAGGTAATACCAGTAGAGGAGCAGTATGGGTGCTCTCGTTAAATAAGGATGTAGTCTTACCGATAGAACTGCTCTCTTTCTCTGGTTCTACCATCAACCCCAATGCTGTATTATTAACATGGGAAACTAACACGGAAACAAATAATGACTACTTTACGATCGAAAGAAGTAACAATAGTGCAGCGTTTGAATCCATCGCTGAAATTAAAGGGGCAGGTAATAGCAACACTAAACAGCATTATACTTACAGAGATGAAAACCCTCTATATGGAATATCTTATTATCGTCTTAAACAGACAGATTTTGATGGTAATTTTTCCTACTCTCAGATAGTATCAGTAACATTAACAAATGAATCATTTGAACTTATAAATGTGAAACCTAATCCTACTGAGGCAATAGCAGTCATTTCCTATAATTCTAACGCTACCGGAATAGTAATTTTAAAAATTTATAAACTGAATGGAGAAGTTATGTTGAATAATCCATTTGAAACAACGCAAGGAATTAATGAAATTGTTATAAATGTTTCGAGCTATCAAAAAGGTATGTATTTCATTGCGTTGGAAAATGAGACTAATAATAGCATTCGATCAAAATTAGTTAAGTATTAA
- a CDS encoding response regulator transcription factor gives MIKILIADDHTIVRVGLKQMIGEQFDMKVIGEAVDGMEAIEKVQSLAPNILILDILMPGLNGIEILKQLKKDFPKLYVIMFSIHGEDLFAVRSLKAGASAYLSKDMELDKIIETIRVVSTGRKYISNEIVEQLVYELNREHDKPPHELLSDREFEVLRLIGAGKTNSQIAEELFLSVKTISTFRARILEKMNLKNNSQLTHYVIQHSLLEEIP, from the coding sequence ATGATAAAGATATTAATAGCTGATGATCATACTATTGTACGTGTAGGTTTAAAGCAGATGATTGGAGAGCAATTCGATATGAAAGTAATAGGAGAGGCAGTAGACGGAATGGAGGCAATAGAAAAAGTGCAGTCTTTGGCTCCTAACATTCTTATTTTGGATATATTAATGCCTGGATTAAATGGTATAGAAATACTGAAACAACTAAAAAAAGACTTTCCTAAACTTTATGTTATAATGTTTAGCATACATGGTGAAGATCTGTTTGCCGTTCGTTCACTTAAGGCGGGTGCTTCAGCATATCTTTCAAAAGATATGGAGCTTGACAAAATTATAGAAACTATCAGGGTTGTTTCTACGGGGAGGAAATATATTAGCAATGAAATTGTTGAACAATTAGTTTATGAACTGAATAGGGAGCATGATAAACCACCCCATGAGCTGTTATCCGACAGAGAGTTTGAGGTTCTACGTTTGATCGGGGCTGGTAAAACAAATTCTCAGATTGCTGAAGAATTATTTTTAAGTGTAAAAACGATCAGTACTTTTCGTGCCCGCATTTTAGAAAAAATGAACCTAAAGAACAATTCTCAATTAACACATTATGTGATCCAGCATAGTCTGCTTGAAGAAATTCCTTAA
- a CDS encoding OmpA family protein yields the protein MHINSNCTEPSVSVTADGQTLYFSSTKPDIYGDLDIFVSHKKKNGKWGKSTRLGPEINTEYDEDAPFILPDGKTLYFSSRGHKGMGDYDVFRTILDENGKWSEPENIGYPVNTAENDIYFVFSNDGKRGYFSSYRKEGYGEQDIYVVNLPDLFALFQRFDNDSLALIAMIRSYGVESNRLTNEIVLNDILGAEKAKKMAQYLEIKRLTQSEARELEKEFLQKDSTEVLALVVLEEEGKIIVMEEEEFMPAFDPQDTTATIKDTSVVKSITITTDSIAEQFNAGFMFSCYYRLRIVDKSKITVEGGYIVDGITIGYYDQVGAFNFVKLSPDELRRLSAPVGSMLTADRELVVNDITIGYYSEDGEFHYSNLSPDEIRRLSSRKGPVLTADRKLMFEGVTIAYYDVDGKFQFVNLSPDEIKRLSSPEGTMLTADRKYVVDNVAIGHYDKKGTFKFAKLSSDEIRKLTPPPKSSLLTADRKLVVYGITLGYYNEQGEFNVSNLSADELDELSSIVAVSRNQVDEITVGCYDDQGEFKYVVLSPDEIRWLTSVAGAMITADGKYVVDGVTIGYSASSQPPGGDSIPPPDSLYGPSLSPAPPDPPDQRYGTGLKGERPSNDLTVIELHETKDSAETEIVSVSSESPEGDPDDFSGKSIACAEVGKSIKFKNILFNFDNYALRSAAFKGLNYLKDVIEPCDEVKITIIGHTDNVGPASYNQALSEKRAKSVYDQLIKKGVQSSKLTYKGYGEEKPVVPNDTKEKRQLNRRVEFEILN from the coding sequence TTGCATATAAACAGCAATTGTACCGAACCATCCGTATCTGTCACTGCTGACGGTCAAACCTTATATTTTTCAAGTACAAAACCCGACATATACGGAGACCTTGATATTTTCGTCAGTCATAAAAAAAAGAATGGAAAATGGGGAAAATCAACCAGATTAGGACCTGAAATAAATACAGAATATGATGAAGATGCGCCTTTTATACTTCCTGATGGGAAAACATTATATTTTAGCTCCAGAGGTCATAAGGGTATGGGCGATTATGATGTTTTCAGAACCATATTGGATGAGAACGGAAAGTGGTCAGAGCCGGAAAATATAGGCTACCCGGTGAATACTGCAGAGAATGATATTTATTTTGTTTTTTCAAATGATGGCAAGCGAGGGTATTTTTCTTCTTACAGAAAAGAAGGATATGGTGAACAGGATATTTACGTTGTTAATCTGCCCGATTTATTTGCACTTTTTCAACGATTTGATAATGATTCTTTAGCTTTAATAGCTATGATAAGATCTTATGGCGTTGAAAGTAATCGGCTGACCAACGAAATAGTTTTAAATGACATATTGGGCGCTGAAAAAGCAAAAAAAATGGCACAATACCTGGAAATAAAAAGGCTTACCCAAAGCGAAGCGAGGGAACTCGAAAAAGAATTTCTTCAAAAGGATTCAACAGAAGTTTTAGCTTTAGTAGTATTAGAGGAAGAGGGTAAAATAATAGTGATGGAAGAAGAAGAATTTATGCCTGCCTTTGATCCGCAGGATACAACTGCAACGATCAAAGATACTTCTGTTGTAAAAAGTATTACTATTACTACTGACAGCATTGCTGAACAATTTAATGCTGGATTTATGTTCAGTTGTTATTATCGCCTTAGAATAGTAGATAAATCAAAGATCACAGTTGAAGGCGGATACATCGTAGATGGAATTACCATCGGATACTATGACCAGGTGGGAGCATTTAACTTTGTTAAACTTTCTCCCGATGAGCTCAGGAGACTTTCTGCTCCTGTAGGTTCAATGCTGACTGCCGACAGGGAATTGGTGGTTAATGATATTACTATTGGATACTACAGTGAAGATGGTGAATTTCACTATTCTAATCTTTCACCTGATGAGATCAGGAGGCTGAGTTCACGTAAGGGACCAGTGCTTACAGCAGACCGCAAATTAATGTTTGAGGGCGTTACTATTGCATACTACGATGTAGATGGTAAATTTCAGTTTGTCAATCTTTCACCTGATGAGATCAAGAGGCTTAGCTCACCTGAAGGCACGATGCTGACGGCAGACAGGAAATACGTAGTGGATAATGTTGCTATCGGTCACTACGATAAAAAAGGAACATTTAAGTTTGCCAAACTTTCTAGTGATGAGATCAGGAAACTTACACCACCCCCTAAGAGCTCCTTGTTAACGGCAGATAGAAAATTGGTTGTTTATGGAATTACTCTTGGATATTACAATGAGCAGGGAGAATTTAATGTTTCAAATCTTTCTGCTGATGAACTGGACGAACTTAGTTCAATTGTCGCTGTTTCCCGGAATCAAGTCGATGAGATCACTGTTGGCTGCTATGATGACCAGGGAGAATTTAAATATGTAGTACTTTCGCCTGATGAGATCAGATGGCTTACTTCAGTTGCAGGTGCAATGATCACAGCAGATGGAAAATATGTAGTTGATGGCGTTACTATTGGATATAGCGCCAGTTCCCAGCCACCTGGCGGGGATAGTATTCCACCGCCTGATTCTCTCTATGGCCCATCTCTCTCTCCCGCACCCCCTGACCCTCCCGACCAAAGGTACGGGACAGGCCTGAAGGGGGAACGGCCTTCTAATGACTTAACAGTAATAGAGCTACACGAAACAAAAGACTCTGCTGAAACTGAAATTGTTTCTGTCTCATCAGAATCTCCCGAAGGGGACCCTGATGATTTTAGCGGTAAAAGTATTGCTTGTGCCGAAGTAGGAAAAAGTATTAAATTTAAAAATATCCTTTTCAATTTTGACAACTATGCTTTAAGGTCTGCAGCATTTAAAGGATTAAATTATTTGAAAGATGTAATTGAGCCTTGCGATGAAGTAAAAATTACCATCATCGGGCATACAGATAATGTTGGTCCTGCTTCCTACAACCAGGCCTTATCAGAAAAAAGGGCAAAATCAGTATATGATCAATTAATAAAAAAAGGTGTCCAGTCAAGTAAATTAACTTATAAGGGATATGGTGAAGAAAAACCGGTCGTGCCCAACGATACAAAAGAAAAACGGCAGCTTAACAGGAGGGTGGAGTTTGAAATTTTAAATTAA
- a CDS encoding nucleotidyltransferase domain-containing protein yields the protein MDKIEIIKELKELLIKYFPGEIAQVILFGSQVNGDAREYSDYDVLIVVNRNYDWRYERKILRVVYKNDLKYHILTDFTLISNKELNTLKGKQPVVLEAFENGIVI from the coding sequence ATGGATAAAATTGAAATAATAAAAGAATTAAAAGAATTACTCATCAAATATTTCCCTGGCGAAATTGCTCAGGTAATATTATTTGGTTCCCAGGTAAACGGAGATGCGCGGGAATATTCTGATTATGATGTGCTTATTGTTGTAAATCGTAATTATGATTGGAGATATGAAAGGAAAATATTAAGGGTTGTCTATAAGAATGATCTTAAATACCATATCCTTACTGATTTCACACTTATTTCAAATAAAGAATTAAATACCCTTAAAGGTAAACAACCGGTCGTGCTTGAAGCATTTGAAAACGGTATTGTAATATGA